The Nocardioides pantholopis genome window below encodes:
- a CDS encoding acyl-CoA dehydrogenase family protein, translating into MKRAIYDEDHEAFRASVREFIDREVLPHVDQHAADKAIPREFWLGAGRLGLLGLEIPEEYDGAGAGDYRFNAVLLEELNKVNAALGSCVGIHADITAPYLVELGTEEQKKRWLPGVAAGEILLAIGMTEPSGGSDLAALKTTAVRDGDSWVINGSKTFITNGYSADLVLVAARTSPEKKARGITLFAVETSAPGFSRGRKLDKVGQDESDTAELFFEDVRVTDAEIVGELDGGFIHMMQKLPQERLGCAISNVAHAQQILVETLQYAKDRQAFGQSIGQFQHNKFLLAELFTRIEVTQAYIDQCVVAHDAGELTAVDAAKAKWWSSQVQNEVLDHCVQLHGGYGFMNEYRVARAWRDARVSKIWAGSNEIMKELIGRDLGL; encoded by the coding sequence ATGAAGCGCGCGATCTACGACGAGGACCACGAGGCGTTCCGGGCATCGGTCAGGGAGTTCATCGACCGCGAGGTCCTCCCGCACGTCGATCAGCACGCCGCTGACAAGGCGATCCCGCGGGAGTTCTGGCTCGGCGCCGGCCGGCTGGGCCTGCTCGGGCTGGAGATCCCCGAGGAGTACGACGGCGCCGGTGCTGGCGACTACCGCTTCAACGCCGTGCTGCTCGAGGAGCTGAACAAGGTCAACGCGGCGCTGGGCTCCTGCGTGGGCATCCACGCCGACATCACCGCGCCGTACCTCGTCGAGCTCGGCACCGAGGAGCAGAAGAAGCGCTGGCTGCCCGGCGTCGCCGCCGGCGAGATCCTGCTCGCGATCGGCATGACCGAGCCCTCGGGCGGCTCGGACCTGGCCGCGCTGAAGACCACGGCGGTGCGCGACGGCGACTCGTGGGTGATCAACGGGTCGAAGACGTTCATCACCAACGGCTACTCCGCCGACCTGGTCCTGGTCGCGGCCCGCACCAGCCCGGAGAAGAAGGCCCGCGGGATCACGCTGTTCGCGGTCGAGACCAGCGCGCCGGGCTTCAGCCGCGGCCGCAAGCTCGACAAGGTCGGCCAGGACGAGTCCGACACCGCCGAGCTCTTCTTCGAGGACGTCCGGGTCACCGACGCCGAGATCGTCGGCGAGCTCGACGGCGGCTTCATCCACATGATGCAGAAGCTGCCCCAGGAGCGGCTGGGCTGTGCGATCTCCAACGTCGCCCACGCCCAGCAGATCCTGGTCGAGACGCTGCAGTACGCCAAGGACCGCCAGGCCTTCGGGCAGTCGATCGGGCAGTTCCAGCACAACAAGTTCCTGCTCGCCGAGCTGTTCACCCGGATCGAGGTCACCCAGGCCTACATCGACCAGTGCGTGGTCGCCCACGACGCCGGCGAGCTCACCGCTGTCGACGCCGCCAAGGCCAAGTGGTGGTCCTCGCAGGTCCAGAACGAGGTGCTCGACCACTGCGTGCAGCTGCACGGCGGCTACGGGTTCATGAACGAGTACCGCGTGGCCCGCGCCTGGCGCGACGCCCGGGTCTCGAAGATCTGGGCCGGCTCAAACGAGATCATGAAGGAGCTCATCGGCCGCGACCTCGGTCTGTGA
- a CDS encoding VIT1/CCC1 transporter family protein yields MSPKARHPASTTHPGEPGSAGEPGGGGGGGVRGRLNWLRAGVMGANDGVVSTAGLVVGVAGATTDQGAIAVAGVSGLVSGAISMAAGEYLSTSTQRDSELAMLATERRELAEQPDAELDELAGLLVERGLSADVAREAAEQMMARDPLAAHARVELGIDPDDITNPWAAAFASAVSFVSGALLPLLVILLAPDDTRVPITVLSVLVALAITGFTSATLGYAPRTRAVLRNVVGGALAMGVTYAIGSLLGTQV; encoded by the coding sequence ATGAGCCCGAAGGCGCGGCACCCCGCATCCACCACCCACCCCGGGGAGCCCGGATCGGCCGGTGAGCCGGGCGGCGGCGGGGGCGGCGGCGTTCGGGGCCGGCTGAACTGGCTGCGGGCCGGCGTGATGGGCGCGAACGACGGCGTGGTGTCCACCGCCGGCCTGGTGGTGGGGGTGGCGGGCGCGACCACCGACCAGGGCGCGATCGCGGTCGCCGGCGTCTCCGGCCTCGTCTCGGGCGCGATCAGCATGGCCGCCGGCGAGTACCTCTCGACGAGCACCCAGCGCGACTCCGAGCTCGCGATGCTGGCCACCGAGCGCCGCGAGCTCGCCGAGCAGCCCGACGCCGAGCTCGACGAGCTCGCCGGCCTGCTCGTCGAGCGCGGGCTGAGCGCGGACGTCGCCCGCGAGGCCGCCGAGCAGATGATGGCCCGCGACCCGCTGGCCGCGCACGCGCGGGTCGAGCTCGGCATCGACCCCGACGACATCACCAACCCGTGGGCGGCGGCGTTCGCCTCCGCGGTGTCCTTCGTGAGCGGCGCGCTGCTGCCGCTGCTGGTGATCCTGCTGGCGCCGGACGACACCCGGGTCCCGATCACGGTGCTGAGCGTGCTGGTCGCGCTCGCGATCACCGGCTTCACCAGCGCGACGCTGGGCTATGCGCCGCGCACCCGGGCCGTGCTGCGCAACGTCGTCGGGGGCGCCCTCGCGATGGGGGTCACCTACGCCATCGGGTCGCTGCTGGGGACCCAGGTCTGA
- the thpR gene encoding RNA 2',3'-cyclic phosphodiesterase: protein MRMFAAVVPPEDAIEHLDEFLEVRRDAAGFRWAGAEQLHLTLAFLAQVPDRALDDLLERLARAAGRRTPFPARVVGGGAFPNPARARVLWAGLGLDEAGRTELDRLATGARAAAAKAGIAVDGQRFRPHVTVARMGRPQEVSDWVRLLDAYEGPGWTVDTLTLVESHLGEGPRGRPRYEVVAEYPLGRAPADP from the coding sequence ATGCGGATGTTCGCGGCGGTGGTCCCGCCCGAGGACGCCATCGAGCACCTCGACGAGTTCCTGGAGGTACGCCGCGACGCGGCGGGGTTCCGGTGGGCCGGGGCCGAGCAGCTGCACCTGACACTGGCGTTCCTGGCGCAGGTGCCCGACCGCGCCCTGGACGACCTGCTGGAGCGGCTCGCCCGCGCCGCCGGACGGCGTACGCCGTTCCCGGCCCGGGTGGTGGGCGGCGGCGCGTTCCCGAACCCGGCCCGGGCCCGGGTGCTGTGGGCCGGGCTCGGCCTGGACGAGGCCGGGCGCACCGAGCTGGACCGGCTCGCCACCGGGGCCCGGGCGGCGGCGGCGAAGGCCGGCATCGCGGTCGACGGCCAGCGGTTCCGCCCACACGTGACAGTGGCCCGGATGGGCCGGCCGCAGGAGGTGTCGGACTGGGTGCGGCTGCTGGACGCCTACGAGGGGCCGGGCTGGACCGTCGACACGCTCACGCTGGTCGAGTCCCACCTCGGCGAGGGGCCGCGGGGGCGCCCGCGCTACGAGGTCGTCGCGGAGTATCCGCTCGGCCGGGCGCCCGCCGACCCCTAG
- the pepN gene encoding aminopeptidase N, giving the protein MSAQESPPRSLTLEEARERAAGLSGVSYDIELDLIAPEQGTFGCRTTVRFTATTPQTFLELTAATDLEVVLNGVRVDPAYDGRRIGLRDLAGENEVLVSARLPYVSDGDGMHLVVDPVDGETYVSAYLGMDITQRVFPCFDQVDLKAPLTLTVRADPAWTVLANGRPTSRSGGEWRFAPTPPIPPDLFVVCAGPWHSVTWEHAGLPFGWHARRSLAAELERDAPELRATTEACFDHYAELFEEPYPFDSYDQAFVPGQNWGAQEMPGCVLYRDELLPPGRITERRRSMRATIIAHEMAHMWFGNLVTMRWWEDTWLNESFADYLGFRVAEDAAGFPGTLVTHEAQRKPGAYDADLRRSTHPVAPRAEDVPDVDAAFANFDAISYAKGNSVLRQLVTWLGDEAFLAGVNDHLTRHRFGNATLDDLVDALDAVSERDVRGWAQVWLRRSGHDTLRVVRDGDVPVLVRDGVRPHRLRVTAYDAGLAEVGSALVDLGEEPVRLEQWAGLVVVPNSHGETFARLDLDEQSWRAVQAGLSGLRDDLARTVLWQTAFAMVQARTLAPADYLRLVADHLPGETRPAVVTAVLERTSAAVLARRVPPAEVAAARDALAAACAAGLGEQADAELAHAFTAGLLAHSRDRDLLGGALREGSLAGVELDPGLRWTVLHRLAEIGTEVGGAVEALVAAELERDPSVTGELGAAAALAARPTASAKDEAWAAMGEEQVSNRRFAALAGGLWSGEQAALLAPYAERYLDEGPRLAARRGQAFSQVVGQAFPPFVLDQAQLSRLEQALAGDVPTVLRRYWEDRLDDLTR; this is encoded by the coding sequence ATGTCAGCCCAAGAGTCCCCGCCCCGGTCCCTGACCCTGGAGGAGGCCCGCGAGCGGGCGGCCGGCCTCTCCGGGGTCTCCTACGACATCGAGCTCGACCTCATCGCCCCCGAGCAGGGCACCTTCGGGTGCCGCACCACTGTGCGCTTCACCGCGACCACCCCGCAGACCTTCCTGGAGCTGACCGCCGCCACCGACCTGGAGGTGGTCCTCAACGGCGTCCGCGTCGACCCGGCGTACGACGGCCGGCGGATCGGGCTGCGTGACCTGGCCGGGGAGAACGAGGTGCTGGTGAGCGCGCGGCTGCCCTACGTCAGCGACGGCGACGGGATGCACCTGGTCGTCGACCCGGTTGACGGCGAGACCTACGTCTCGGCGTACCTGGGCATGGACATCACCCAGCGGGTCTTCCCGTGCTTCGACCAGGTCGACCTCAAGGCGCCGCTGACGCTCACCGTGCGCGCCGACCCCGCGTGGACGGTGCTGGCCAACGGCCGCCCGACCAGCCGGTCCGGCGGCGAGTGGCGGTTCGCGCCGACCCCGCCGATCCCGCCGGACCTGTTCGTGGTGTGCGCCGGTCCGTGGCACTCGGTCACCTGGGAGCACGCCGGGCTGCCCTTCGGCTGGCACGCCCGCCGCTCGCTCGCGGCCGAGCTCGAGCGGGACGCCCCCGAGCTGCGGGCGACCACCGAGGCGTGCTTCGACCACTACGCCGAGCTCTTCGAGGAGCCCTACCCCTTCGACTCCTACGACCAGGCGTTCGTCCCGGGACAGAACTGGGGCGCCCAGGAGATGCCGGGCTGCGTCCTCTACCGCGACGAGCTGCTGCCGCCCGGGCGGATCACCGAGCGGCGCCGGTCGATGCGGGCGACGATCATCGCCCACGAGATGGCGCACATGTGGTTCGGCAACCTGGTGACGATGCGCTGGTGGGAGGACACCTGGCTCAACGAGTCCTTCGCCGACTACCTGGGCTTCCGGGTCGCCGAGGACGCCGCCGGCTTCCCCGGCACGCTGGTGACGCACGAGGCGCAGCGCAAGCCCGGCGCGTACGACGCGGACCTGCGCCGCTCGACCCACCCGGTCGCCCCGCGGGCCGAGGACGTGCCCGACGTCGACGCCGCCTTCGCGAACTTCGACGCGATCTCCTACGCCAAGGGCAACTCGGTGCTGCGCCAGCTGGTGACCTGGCTCGGCGACGAGGCGTTCCTCGCCGGCGTGAACGACCACCTGACCCGGCACCGCTTCGGCAACGCCACCCTCGACGACCTCGTCGACGCCCTGGACGCCGTCTCCGAGCGCGACGTGCGCGGCTGGGCGCAGGTGTGGCTGCGGCGCAGCGGCCACGACACGCTGCGGGTGGTCCGCGACGGCGACGTGCCGGTCCTGGTCCGCGACGGGGTCCGCCCGCACCGGCTGCGGGTCACGGCGTACGACGCGGGGCTGGCGGAGGTCGGCTCGGCGCTGGTCGACCTCGGTGAGGAGCCGGTCCGGCTCGAGCAGTGGGCCGGGCTGGTGGTGGTGCCCAACAGCCACGGCGAGACCTTCGCCCGGCTGGACCTCGACGAGCAGTCCTGGCGGGCCGTGCAGGCCGGGCTGTCCGGGCTCCGTGACGACCTGGCCCGCACGGTGCTGTGGCAGACGGCGTTCGCGATGGTGCAGGCCCGGACCCTCGCCCCGGCCGACTACCTCCGGCTGGTCGCCGACCACCTGCCCGGCGAGACGCGCCCGGCCGTCGTCACGGCGGTGCTGGAGCGGACCTCCGCGGCGGTGCTGGCCCGACGCGTCCCGCCGGCGGAGGTGGCGGCGGCTCGCGACGCGCTCGCCGCCGCCTGCGCCGCCGGGCTGGGCGAGCAGGCCGACGCCGAGCTGGCGCACGCGTTCACCGCCGGCCTGCTGGCCCACTCCCGCGACCGGGACCTGCTCGGCGGCGCCCTGCGGGAGGGCAGCCTGGCCGGGGTCGAGCTGGACCCGGGCCTGCGGTGGACGGTGCTGCACCGGCTCGCCGAGATCGGTACCGAAGTCGGGGGAGCGGTGGAGGCGCTGGTTGCCGCGGAGCTGGAGCGCGACCCCAGCGTGACCGGTGAGCTGGGCGCGGCCGCCGCGCTGGCGGCCCGCCCCACCGCCTCGGCCAAGGATGAGGCGTGGGCGGCGATGGGGGAGGAGCAGGTCTCGAACCGGCGCTTCGCGGCCCTCGCCGGCGGGCTCTGGTCCGGCGAGCAGGCCGCGCTCCTGGCGCCGTACGCCGAGCGCTACCTCGACGAGGGGCCCCGGCTCGCCGCCCGCCGCGGGCAGGCGTTCTCGCAGGTGGTCGGCCAGGCCTTCCCGCCGTTCGTCCTGGACCAGGCGCAGCTCAGCCGGCTCGAGCAGGCGCTGGCCGGCGACGTGCCGACGGTGCTGCGGCGCTACTGGGAGGACCGGCTCGACGACCTGACCCGCTGA
- a CDS encoding sensor histidine kinase has product MPETSESAELWRLTMQHSPVGMALVGLDGRLLTVNDAFCAMLGRDADELLTRGFQEITQDDDIDASLELVGRVLAGEVDSFRLRKRYLHANGDGVWGDLSVALVRDGAGRARHFIAQILDVSEQHDYELRLQAANAEIEHERQTLEAIFETVNVGLLLIDAEGNYRRMNRRHQETMVLPFPDGHAGRAGQLGQVYHLDGTTAMAREEMPSYRATQGEEFDDYTYWVGADPLTRAAFSSSARQVRGPDGERLGAALAYQEITDLIRAMQVKDEFVSSVSHELRTPLTSVLGHLEILGERADLPAGVEAQLRVVRRNAARLKVLVTDLLQVAQAREGSLRLHRAPADLVVLAQEAIETARPAADQAGVSVTLDAPDRLVLTVDAHRISQVLDNLLSNAIKYSPSGGEARVGLRVGPDAVELEVRDTGMGIARDEIDHVFSRFFRGSGALSTHIPGTGLGLNIVNSIVAAHHGSVIVESEPGRGSVFRVTLPAGDR; this is encoded by the coding sequence ATGCCGGAGACCTCCGAGAGCGCGGAGCTGTGGCGCCTGACGATGCAGCACTCCCCGGTCGGCATGGCCCTGGTCGGGCTCGACGGCCGGCTGCTCACTGTCAACGACGCGTTCTGCGCCATGCTCGGCCGCGACGCCGACGAGCTGCTGACGCGGGGGTTCCAGGAGATCACCCAGGACGACGACATCGACGCCAGCCTGGAGCTCGTCGGCCGGGTGCTGGCCGGTGAGGTCGACTCCTTCCGGCTCCGCAAGCGCTACCTCCACGCCAACGGCGACGGCGTGTGGGGCGACCTCTCGGTGGCGCTGGTCCGCGACGGGGCCGGACGTGCCCGGCACTTCATCGCCCAGATCCTCGACGTCAGCGAGCAGCACGACTACGAGCTGCGGCTGCAGGCGGCCAACGCGGAGATCGAGCACGAGCGGCAGACCCTGGAGGCGATCTTCGAGACCGTGAACGTCGGGCTGCTGCTGATCGACGCGGAGGGCAACTACCGGCGGATGAACCGTCGGCACCAGGAGACGATGGTGCTGCCGTTCCCTGACGGCCACGCCGGCCGCGCCGGACAGCTCGGGCAGGTCTACCACCTCGACGGCACGACGGCGATGGCCCGCGAGGAGATGCCGTCCTACCGGGCCACCCAGGGCGAGGAGTTCGACGACTACACCTACTGGGTGGGCGCCGACCCGCTGACCCGCGCCGCGTTCTCCAGCTCCGCGCGGCAGGTGCGCGGGCCGGACGGGGAACGGCTCGGCGCGGCCCTCGCCTACCAGGAGATCACCGACCTGATCCGGGCCATGCAGGTCAAGGACGAGTTCGTCTCCTCGGTCTCCCACGAGCTGCGAACCCCGCTCACCTCGGTGCTGGGACACCTCGAGATCCTCGGCGAGCGCGCCGACCTCCCCGCCGGCGTCGAGGCGCAGCTGCGGGTCGTACGCCGCAACGCCGCCCGGCTCAAGGTCCTGGTCACCGACCTGCTCCAGGTGGCCCAGGCCCGCGAGGGCAGCCTGCGCCTGCACCGCGCCCCCGCCGACCTCGTGGTCCTGGCGCAGGAGGCGATCGAGACCGCCCGGCCGGCGGCGGACCAGGCCGGCGTGAGCGTCACCCTGGACGCCCCCGACCGCCTCGTCCTCACCGTCGACGCGCACCGGATCAGCCAGGTGCTCGACAACCTGCTGTCCAACGCGATCAAGTACAGCCCGTCCGGCGGCGAGGCGCGGGTCGGCCTGCGGGTCGGGCCGGACGCGGTCGAGCTCGAGGTGCGCGACACCGGCATGGGCATAGCCCGGGACGAGATCGACCACGTCTTCTCCCGCTTCTTCCGCGGCAGCGGCGCGCTGTCGACCCACATCCCCGGCACCGGGCTCGGCCTCAACATCGTCAACTCGATCGTCGCCGCGCACCACGGCTCGGTGATCGTCGAGAGCGAGCCCGGGCGGGGGAGCGTCTTCCGAGTGACGCTCCCGGCCGGCGACCGGTGA
- a CDS encoding DUF6226 family protein, whose protein sequence is MHRDAYPSPPPWSGSLRAEVEKGFATTGADTPGWPNPRPDMEPPADEEYSRCLDPGKYRILDARVAAWAQVLAGRGLASTSDLPAASAATWIGAFRGVEGLLRVQEIRPVRPRGLALLLATTLVDGEPFGLDIAVAGDTAAPVLIDAMPSCGCDACDDGSASLLDDLDGWFVVVATGGVVHARDGKRSITRTADGWQGTGDDLDEAWLRAETPVPPGMRRWIGAPWL, encoded by the coding sequence GTGCACCGCGACGCCTACCCCAGCCCACCGCCCTGGTCGGGATCGCTGCGCGCCGAGGTCGAGAAGGGGTTCGCCACGACCGGCGCCGACACCCCGGGGTGGCCCAACCCGCGTCCGGACATGGAGCCGCCCGCGGACGAGGAGTACTCGCGCTGCCTGGACCCCGGCAAGTACCGGATCCTCGACGCCCGCGTCGCGGCGTGGGCGCAGGTGCTGGCGGGCCGGGGCCTGGCGAGCACCAGCGACCTGCCCGCCGCGTCCGCCGCGACCTGGATCGGTGCCTTCCGCGGCGTAGAGGGCCTGCTGCGGGTCCAGGAGATCCGGCCGGTCCGCCCCCGTGGGCTGGCCCTGCTGCTGGCCACGACACTCGTCGACGGCGAGCCGTTCGGCCTGGACATCGCCGTCGCCGGCGACACCGCGGCGCCGGTGCTCATCGACGCGATGCCCAGCTGCGGCTGCGACGCGTGCGACGACGGCTCGGCGAGCCTCCTGGACGACCTCGACGGATGGTTCGTCGTGGTCGCGACCGGCGGCGTCGTGCACGCCCGCGACGGCAAGCGCTCGATCACCCGGACCGCAGACGGCTGGCAGGGCACCGGCGACGACCTGGACGAGGCCTGGCTCCGCGCGGAGACCCCGGTCCCGCCGGGGATGCGGCGGTGGATCGGCGCGCCCTGGCTCTGA
- a CDS encoding NAD(P) transhydrogenase subunit alpha yields MKIAVARETREDESRVALVPELVGRLTGLGYDVAVEPGAGRRALLADEEYAAAGAVLDDAALEGADVVLSVQPLGPGQVRRLPEGAATVSFLPAGQQAGLVADLRDVGVTAFAMELVPRISRAQSMDALSSQSLVSGYRCAIVCAGMLRRFFPLSMTAAGTVPPAQVVVLGAGVAGLQAIATARRLGAVVKAYDVRAAAAEEIRSMGAQAIELDLPTLEGAGGYAREMGEERAARQRELLAPYVAAADGLITTAAVPGRAAPVLVTAAMVEAMRPGSVVVDLAADSPGGAGGNVEGSVAGEVVRIGNAQVWGGRNVASQMPGPASRLYAQNVVNLVTLMTGEDGFAPDFDDEIVAGACVTHAGEVRHEPTRLLLEGDPR; encoded by the coding sequence GTGAAGATCGCCGTGGCCCGCGAGACCCGCGAGGACGAGTCCCGCGTCGCGCTGGTGCCCGAGCTGGTCGGCAGGCTCACCGGCCTCGGCTACGACGTCGCGGTCGAGCCCGGCGCGGGACGGCGGGCGCTGCTCGCCGACGAGGAGTACGCCGCGGCCGGTGCCGTCCTCGACGACGCCGCGCTCGAGGGTGCCGACGTCGTCCTGTCCGTGCAGCCGCTCGGTCCCGGCCAGGTCCGGCGGCTGCCGGAGGGCGCCGCGACGGTGTCGTTCCTCCCCGCCGGCCAGCAGGCCGGGCTGGTGGCCGACCTGCGCGACGTCGGCGTCACCGCGTTCGCGATGGAGCTGGTGCCGCGGATCTCGCGGGCGCAGTCCATGGACGCGCTGTCCTCGCAGTCGCTGGTCTCCGGCTACCGCTGCGCGATCGTGTGCGCCGGGATGCTGCGCCGGTTCTTCCCGCTGAGCATGACGGCGGCCGGCACCGTGCCGCCCGCCCAGGTCGTCGTCCTCGGTGCCGGGGTCGCGGGGCTTCAGGCGATCGCGACGGCGCGCCGCCTCGGCGCGGTCGTCAAGGCGTACGACGTGCGCGCGGCCGCCGCGGAGGAGATCCGCTCGATGGGCGCCCAGGCCATCGAGCTGGACCTGCCGACGCTGGAGGGCGCCGGCGGCTACGCCCGCGAGATGGGCGAGGAGCGGGCCGCCCGCCAGCGCGAGTTGCTCGCGCCGTACGTCGCCGCGGCCGACGGGCTGATCACGACCGCGGCCGTCCCCGGCCGCGCCGCGCCGGTGCTGGTGACCGCGGCCATGGTCGAGGCGATGCGCCCGGGCTCGGTGGTGGTCGACCTGGCCGCGGACTCCCCGGGCGGCGCCGGCGGCAACGTCGAGGGCTCGGTCGCGGGCGAGGTGGTCCGGATCGGCAACGCCCAGGTGTGGGGCGGGCGCAACGTCGCCTCCCAGATGCCGGGGCCGGCCTCGCGGCTCTACGCCCAGAACGTCGTGAACCTGGTGACGCTGATGACCGGCGAGGACGGCTTCGCGCCGGACTTCGACGACGAGATCGTGGCGGGCGCCTGCGTCACCCACGCCGGCGAGGTGCGCCACGAGCCGACCCGGCTGCTGCTGGAGGGGGATCCCCGATGA
- a CDS encoding NAD(P) transhydrogenase subunit alpha, translating into MSEPVVWLTIFVLSVFVGIEVIAKVSSTLHTPLMSGANAIHGVILLGAVIVTGSTDSTLALVVGLVAIVLAAVNMVGGFVVTDRMLQMFTRGPGARRPRKEAGE; encoded by the coding sequence ATGAGCGAGCCGGTCGTCTGGCTGACCATCTTCGTGCTCAGCGTATTCGTGGGCATCGAGGTGATCGCGAAGGTCTCCTCGACGCTGCACACCCCGCTGATGTCGGGGGCGAACGCCATCCACGGTGTGATCCTGCTCGGGGCGGTGATCGTCACCGGGTCGACCGACTCGACGCTCGCGCTGGTGGTCGGGCTGGTCGCGATCGTGCTTGCGGCCGTGAACATGGTGGGCGGCTTCGTGGTGACCGACCGGATGCTGCAGATGTTCACCCGGGGCCCCGGCGCCCGGCGTCCGCGCAAGGAGGCCGGCGAGTGA
- a CDS encoding NAD(P)(+) transhydrogenase (Re/Si-specific) subunit beta, with protein sequence MIPTWAQLVYLACAIGFVLALKGLAGPRTARAGNLVGAAAAVVAVVVPFGYLDLDHVPLILAAIALGSLGGVLGARRVQMTQMPQMVALFNGVGGGAAALVALLELEHMGASTAEFDLAATAFTVVVGSVSFAGSVVTFAKLQDLMTSRPIVFAGLPVAFGVALLATIGLAVWVVAEPGVPTGVGLAVLGLLIGVLLVLPVGGADVPIVISLLNAFTGLTVAAGGYVLGNVVLLVAGTLVGAAGTFLTLLMARAMGRSVPNILFGALRGGSTLGAGTASDRPVRSAGPEDVAILLGYAERVIVVPGYGLAVAQAQHTLREIVDVLGERGTRVDYAIHPVAGRMPGHMNVLLAEAQVPYDQLVEMDDINGEFPHTDVVLVVGANDVVNPAARTDPAAPIYGMPILAADQARQVVFLKRSMRPGFAGIDNELLFDPKTTMLFGDAKESLAKLLAALKGL encoded by the coding sequence GTGATCCCCACCTGGGCGCAGCTGGTCTACCTCGCCTGCGCGATCGGCTTCGTGCTGGCCCTCAAGGGCCTCGCCGGGCCCCGGACCGCGCGGGCCGGCAACCTGGTCGGCGCGGCCGCGGCGGTGGTCGCGGTCGTGGTGCCGTTCGGCTACCTCGACCTCGACCACGTCCCGCTGATCCTGGCCGCGATCGCGCTCGGGTCTCTGGGCGGCGTGCTGGGCGCCCGCCGCGTCCAGATGACCCAGATGCCGCAGATGGTGGCGCTGTTCAACGGCGTCGGCGGCGGGGCCGCGGCGCTGGTGGCGCTCCTCGAGCTGGAGCACATGGGCGCCTCGACCGCCGAGTTCGACCTGGCCGCCACCGCGTTCACGGTCGTGGTGGGCTCGGTGTCGTTCGCCGGGTCCGTGGTCACGTTCGCCAAGCTCCAGGACCTGATGACCTCCCGGCCGATCGTCTTCGCCGGGCTGCCGGTGGCCTTCGGGGTGGCGCTGCTGGCGACGATCGGGCTCGCGGTCTGGGTGGTGGCCGAGCCCGGCGTACCGACCGGCGTGGGGCTCGCCGTCCTCGGCCTGCTGATCGGGGTGCTGCTGGTGCTGCCGGTCGGCGGCGCCGACGTACCGATCGTGATCTCGCTGCTCAACGCGTTCACGGGCCTGACCGTCGCGGCGGGCGGCTACGTGCTCGGCAACGTGGTGCTGCTGGTCGCCGGCACGCTCGTGGGCGCGGCCGGCACCTTCCTGACCCTGCTGATGGCCCGGGCGATGGGCCGCTCGGTGCCGAACATCCTCTTCGGCGCGCTGCGCGGCGGCTCGACCCTGGGCGCCGGCACCGCCTCGGACCGGCCGGTGCGCTCGGCGGGGCCGGAGGACGTCGCGATCCTGCTCGGGTACGCCGAGCGCGTGATCGTCGTCCCCGGCTACGGCCTCGCGGTCGCCCAGGCCCAGCACACGCTGCGCGAGATCGTCGACGTCCTCGGCGAGCGCGGCACCCGCGTCGACTACGCGATCCACCCCGTCGCCGGCCGGATGCCCGGCCACATGAACGTGCTGCTCGCCGAGGCCCAGGTGCCCTACGACCAGCTGGTCGAGATGGACGACATCAACGGCGAGTTCCCGCACACCGACGTCGTCCTCGTCGTCGGCGCCAACGACGTGGTCAACCCCGCCGCCCGCACCGACCCCGCCGCCCCGATCTACGGCATGCCGATCCTCGCCGCCGACCAGGCCCGCCAGGTCGTCTTCCTCAAGCGGTCGATGCGCCCCGGCTTCGCCGGCATCGACAACGAGCTGCTCTTCGACCCGAAGACCACCATGCTCTTCGGTGACGCGAAGGAGTCGCTGGCGAAGTTGTTGGCGGCGCTGAAGGGGTTGTGA